The Prosthecobacter algae genome includes a region encoding these proteins:
- a CDS encoding DUF1549 and DUF1553 domain-containing protein encodes MNAKAAWILPALMLAMAPIPAAEYENPVPWSYKPMQRPALPEVKNAAWSRDDLDRFILARLEKENLQPVGDASREVWIRRASFDLRGLPPSQDEVEAFVRDPSADDDAFAKVVDAFLQSERFGERWARHWLDVVHYADSIGRVWNAPFLYAFRYRDWVIDSFNTDKPYNRFIAEQIAGDLLPAKTVAQRREQITGTGMLALGSLSLQEGSYEQFILDQVDDQMDVTSRAFLGLTLSCARCHDHKTEPVSQKDYYALAGIFYSSRTLSGLANRHDMTRAGYVDPEMLVDLPTALNESVGPPQMLPAGVHSMDDIRALGNPKQLPRYDTDPHFCMGVVEGEARDCELAVGGDPYERLAAPGRGKITVPGLPALPPIAAAASGRLELAQWIASPTHPLTARVMVNRVWQHLFGEGIVRTVDDFGSTGADPTHPELLDHLAIRFVEGGWSVKGLIRNLMLSRTYRLACSTGDAADPNHPDAGNRLRWRMNARRLEIEPIRDTLLHLAGRLDLVRPEGTQVGGTGGKGRLGITQGFLNVEDPFRTIYLPVVRDGVPELFSTFDFPGPTQIKGLRDVTTTAPQSLFFMNSPFMEDVAGEIAGRILEEKKNPEESVNELYSYLLGRKPSAEEQAEALTLLEGTESGGDPARWTTLVQALLGTAEFRYVF; translated from the coding sequence ATGAATGCCAAGGCGGCCTGGATTCTTCCCGCTCTGATGCTGGCGATGGCCCCCATCCCGGCAGCCGAGTATGAAAATCCGGTGCCCTGGTCTTACAAGCCGATGCAGCGGCCCGCCCTACCTGAGGTGAAGAATGCGGCCTGGTCGCGCGATGATCTGGATCGCTTCATCCTGGCCCGGCTGGAAAAGGAAAATCTACAGCCCGTGGGAGATGCTAGCCGTGAGGTATGGATCCGCCGCGCATCGTTTGACCTTCGCGGTCTCCCCCCTTCGCAGGACGAAGTGGAGGCCTTTGTGCGGGATCCTTCTGCGGACGATGACGCCTTTGCAAAAGTGGTGGATGCCTTTCTCCAGAGCGAGCGTTTTGGCGAGCGCTGGGCCCGGCATTGGCTGGATGTGGTGCATTACGCCGACAGCATTGGCCGGGTGTGGAATGCCCCGTTTCTCTACGCTTTCCGCTACCGTGACTGGGTCATTGATTCCTTCAATACCGACAAGCCCTACAATCGTTTCATTGCGGAGCAGATCGCCGGAGATCTTCTGCCTGCCAAGACCGTGGCACAGAGACGGGAACAAATCACCGGCACCGGCATGCTGGCTCTGGGCAGTCTCAGCCTGCAGGAGGGCAGCTACGAGCAGTTCATCCTGGATCAGGTGGACGACCAGATGGACGTCACTTCGCGTGCCTTCCTTGGCCTAACGTTGAGTTGTGCTCGCTGTCACGATCACAAGACGGAGCCGGTGAGCCAAAAGGACTACTATGCGTTGGCGGGCATCTTTTACAGCAGCCGCACCCTCTCCGGTCTGGCCAACCGCCATGACATGACACGGGCAGGTTATGTGGACCCTGAGATGCTGGTGGACCTGCCCACCGCGCTGAATGAGAGCGTGGGGCCGCCGCAGATGCTGCCCGCCGGGGTTCACTCCATGGATGACATCCGTGCACTGGGAAACCCAAAACAACTCCCGCGATATGACACGGATCCGCACTTCTGCATGGGGGTGGTGGAGGGGGAGGCCCGTGACTGTGAACTTGCTGTCGGGGGTGATCCCTATGAGCGCCTAGCCGCCCCTGGTCGTGGCAAGATCACCGTGCCCGGCCTGCCTGCCCTGCCCCCCATCGCCGCAGCAGCTTCCGGGCGGCTGGAGCTGGCCCAGTGGATCGCCTCGCCGACCCATCCGCTGACCGCACGCGTGATGGTCAACCGCGTGTGGCAGCATCTTTTTGGTGAAGGCATCGTCCGCACTGTGGATGACTTCGGCAGCACGGGTGCCGATCCCACTCATCCGGAACTGCTGGACCATCTGGCCATCCGGTTTGTCGAGGGCGGCTGGTCGGTGAAAGGGCTGATTCGCAACCTCATGCTCAGCCGCACCTACCGCCTCGCCTGCTCCACTGGAGACGCTGCGGATCCGAACCATCCCGATGCAGGCAACCGGTTGCGCTGGCGGATGAACGCACGTCGGCTGGAGATCGAGCCGATAAGGGACACCCTACTGCATCTGGCGGGCAGGCTGGACCTGGTGCGGCCGGAAGGCACGCAGGTGGGCGGCACAGGGGGCAAAGGACGGCTGGGCATCACCCAGGGTTTCCTCAACGTGGAGGATCCATTTCGCACCATTTACCTGCCGGTGGTCCGTGACGGCGTGCCGGAGCTTTTTAGTACCTTTGACTTTCCCGGCCCCACCCAGATCAAAGGTCTGCGCGATGTCACCACGACCGCGCCGCAGTCTCTCTTTTTCATGAACAGTCCGTTCATGGAAGACGTGGCTGGTGAAATCGCCGGGAGGATCCTGGAAGAAAAGAAAAATCCAGAAGAATCGGTGAATGAATTGTATAGTTATTTGTTAGGCCGGAAGCCATCGGCAGAAGAGCAGGCGGAGGCCCTCACTTT
- a CDS encoding polysaccharide lyase has translation MFRFLVSFLIPAIVHAVSPGEVTTALSKAVAFYHGKAASHGGYVYRYSADFTLREAEGIPGPDTIWIQPPGTPAVGMAFLDAYEATQDESCLKAAVDAAHAVSRTQLTSGGWDYSGHFDAASRAKHLYRRDAEGKLIDRKKFPQGEAGWHIWRQREHKDTNYSTVDDDVTQAATRLLIRVDHALAGKDEEIREAADYALNAIMNAQYPAGGWSASFDTWPASPPPADKYPVKAGNYPADWPRKWPKDFTGCYVLNDNTHATLMATLLLAWQLRHDERYLAAAKRGGDFLITAQMPEPQPAWAQQYNADMQPVWSRAFEPSSVSGRESQAAMWALLKLSAATGDRKYLPPVAKAITYLRKSLLPGNKLARFYELQTNKPLYFERGEGGKGFELTYSDKKASSNYGWVWDSELDAIEAIGRKIVRNEPVVFPRTEKERWSSPPTDKDISTILSEIKPDGSWTESKDERGIMRDASGKKTSPKGGVIYSDTFVQNVRALSAWLKMKGAKS, from the coding sequence ATGTTCCGCTTCCTTGTTAGCTTTCTGATTCCTGCGATTGTTCACGCCGTCAGCCCTGGCGAAGTCACCACGGCTTTATCCAAAGCTGTCGCCTTTTACCATGGCAAGGCTGCCTCTCATGGCGGCTATGTTTACCGCTACAGCGCCGACTTCACCCTGCGTGAAGCCGAGGGCATCCCCGGACCGGACACGATCTGGATCCAACCGCCGGGCACGCCTGCCGTGGGCATGGCCTTTCTGGATGCTTATGAGGCCACACAGGATGAAAGCTGCCTGAAGGCGGCGGTGGATGCCGCCCACGCGGTGAGTCGCACGCAACTCACTTCCGGCGGGTGGGATTACTCCGGCCATTTTGATGCGGCAAGCCGCGCCAAGCATCTGTATCGCCGCGATGCGGAAGGGAAGCTGATTGACCGCAAAAAGTTCCCTCAGGGCGAGGCCGGCTGGCACATCTGGCGGCAGCGTGAGCACAAGGACACCAACTACTCCACGGTGGATGATGATGTGACCCAGGCGGCCACGCGCCTGCTCATCCGTGTGGATCATGCGCTGGCTGGCAAGGATGAGGAGATCCGTGAGGCAGCGGATTATGCGCTCAATGCCATCATGAACGCGCAGTATCCGGCGGGGGGCTGGTCCGCCAGTTTTGATACCTGGCCTGCATCGCCCCCACCTGCGGACAAGTATCCTGTGAAGGCCGGTAATTACCCCGCTGACTGGCCACGCAAATGGCCCAAGGATTTCACCGGCTGCTACGTGCTGAATGACAACACTCATGCGACGCTGATGGCCACCCTCCTGCTGGCATGGCAACTGCGCCACGACGAACGTTACCTCGCGGCGGCCAAGCGGGGTGGCGACTTTCTCATCACCGCTCAAATGCCCGAGCCGCAGCCTGCCTGGGCCCAGCAGTACAATGCCGACATGCAGCCCGTGTGGAGCCGTGCCTTTGAGCCGAGTTCCGTCAGCGGTCGTGAGTCGCAGGCTGCCATGTGGGCGCTGCTGAAGCTCAGCGCCGCCACGGGTGACAGAAAGTACCTGCCACCTGTCGCCAAGGCCATCACCTACCTGCGCAAGTCCTTGCTGCCCGGCAACAAACTGGCACGCTTTTACGAGCTCCAGACCAACAAGCCTCTCTACTTTGAGCGGGGTGAAGGCGGCAAAGGTTTCGAGCTGACTTACAGCGACAAAAAAGCTTCCTCCAATTATGGCTGGGTTTGGGACAGCGAGCTAGATGCCATCGAGGCCATCGGAAGGAAGATTGTGCGCAACGAGCCGGTCGTCTTCCCCCGCACCGAAAAAGAGCGCTGGTCTTCACCCCCCACCGACAAGGATATTTCTACCATTTTGAGCGAGATCAAGCCCGACGGATCGTGGACAGAGAGCAAGGATGAGCGCGGCATCATGCGCGATGCCAGCGGCAAAAAGACCTCGCCTAAAGGCGGTGTGATTTACAGCGACACCTTTGTCCAAAATGTCCGGGCTCTCAGCGCCTGGCTGAAGATGAAAGGAGCCAAGTCATGA